The following coding sequences lie in one Candidatus Brocadia sp. genomic window:
- the larC gene encoding nickel pincer cofactor biosynthesis protein LarC encodes MKIAYFDCFSGISGDMTLGALVDAGLDINLLRDELAQLHLHGYEISAEKVKRTGISGTKVHVTISPKDNHVRGFHHGHHHNSHLKLSDIQAIIEKSPLRHDIKDDSIRIFQRLAMAEAKIHDTPIDNIHFHEVGAIDSIIDIVGSVIAIKRLGIEKIYFSPIPTGCGFTTCEHGTFPVPAPATAELLKNQLLKSVNIEKELTTPTGAAIVTTLGEGLFTNPEMKTLQIGYGAGSNDNPNIPNLLRIFIGETSDQKSDEMWVVETNIDNMPGEILGYVMDKLFQAGAVDVYFTSIQMKKERPGIIIGIIVSELNLLSVESVLFNQTTTFGIRKYKVIRKVLTREFKELDSPLGKIKIKIGTFDGDIKNISPEYEDCKRIAEEKGIPLKQVYNIVSKEFGKF; translated from the coding sequence TTGAAGATAGCATATTTTGACTGTTTTTCCGGGATTAGCGGTGATATGACCCTTGGTGCCCTTGTAGATGCAGGACTTGATATTAACCTGCTAAGGGATGAGCTTGCGCAACTCCACCTCCATGGGTACGAAATATCCGCAGAAAAGGTAAAACGTACCGGGATAAGTGGAACAAAGGTTCATGTAACAATCTCCCCAAAGGATAACCATGTCCGCGGATTCCATCATGGTCACCATCACAATTCACACTTAAAACTTTCTGATATACAGGCCATTATAGAAAAAAGCCCCCTTCGCCACGACATTAAGGATGATAGTATCAGGATTTTTCAAAGGCTCGCAATGGCCGAGGCAAAAATCCATGATACCCCAATAGACAATATCCATTTCCACGAAGTTGGCGCAATCGACTCAATAATCGACATCGTTGGCTCTGTAATTGCCATAAAGCGTTTAGGGATTGAAAAGATATATTTTTCTCCTATTCCCACAGGATGCGGATTCACAACCTGTGAACACGGCACATTCCCAGTTCCAGCTCCTGCAACAGCGGAACTTCTGAAGAATCAATTGCTAAAATCTGTCAATATAGAAAAGGAATTAACCACACCCACCGGGGCTGCCATAGTAACCACGCTGGGCGAGGGCCTGTTCACAAATCCGGAAATGAAAACCCTTCAGATTGGTTATGGCGCCGGCAGTAATGATAATCCTAACATCCCTAATTTATTACGTATTTTTATTGGAGAAACGTCAGACCAGAAATCCGATGAAATGTGGGTTGTCGAGACAAACATAGACAATATGCCGGGTGAGATCCTGGGCTATGTTATGGATAAATTATTTCAAGCCGGTGCCGTGGATGTTTATTTCACATCAATTCAGATGAAAAAGGAACGGCCTGGAATAATCATTGGCATTATAGTATCTGAATTGAATCTGCTCTCGGTTGAATCAGTCTTGTTCAATCAAACAACCACCTTTGGCATAAGGAAATATAAAGTAATCCGTAAAGTACTCACACGGGAATTCAAAGAATTGGATAGCCCGTTAGGGAAAATAAAAATCAAGATCGGGACATTTGATGGCGATATCAAAAACATTTCTCCTGAATATGAAGATTGCAAGAGAATTGCGGAGGAAAAAGGCATCCCTCTCAAACAAGTTTATAACATCGTTTCAAAAGAATTTGGCAAATTCTGA
- a CDS encoding tetratricopeptide repeat protein → MKIMKTPNLPILILILVASSQLIYLNSLSNQFVYDDEFTIVNNHFIKTWSNLPLLFNQEYFRFSGELSYRPVVTLTYFFDFALWKLNPFGFHFSNLLLHTINSVLLFFLFMQVFKNRMTSFTAVLLFLSHPVLSETVNAVSYREDLLGATFFIAAFLLYLTSCKDERRFSPLSFASLACYFFGVFSKEMAVTLPFFIFLYDIIFTKKPNLRYKFIHYYPGYIFVAAFYLVIRFVILHNPVESHVAYPGDSIFVNFLTMSKVLASYIVLFLSPFNLCADYVVPSSSSLLDISFILSFLLLFTTAVIAYRMFFYSKIAFFAILWFFISLLPVLNIVPIENIMAERYLYLPILGFCMLGGNLFMLHDNKFGSFDKPRRVHDGCNQAQNKDQVSGVRNPAPYVYPPYFAKNLVQKKGLLAWNAIAFSVLIFVLISFSITTIRRNNIWINQMVLWTDTAKRSPNSFKTHNNLGNMYRDTGRLDEAVAEFKHALTLYDGSMDAHNNLGVTYRKKGMLDEAMLEYQKVLRLNPRYPYAHNNLGVLYAKSNLLDLAIDEFHNAIASKPDYSDAHNNLGATYIRKGLHEKAIQACLEAIKYNDRYKDAYYNLSAAYFNTKQLDKALEASRMALSIDPNHWNAQEIFHLICEQKGLAEKK, encoded by the coding sequence ATGAAAATAATGAAAACCCCAAACCTCCCTATTCTTATTTTAATCCTTGTGGCTTCATCACAACTCATCTACCTAAACTCTTTATCAAATCAATTTGTTTACGATGATGAATTTACCATCGTAAATAATCATTTTATAAAAACATGGAGCAATTTACCGTTACTTTTTAATCAGGAATATTTCAGGTTTTCTGGAGAATTGAGTTATCGTCCGGTAGTCACCCTGACATATTTTTTCGATTTTGCTTTGTGGAAACTGAACCCTTTTGGGTTCCACTTCAGTAACTTACTTTTACATACCATCAATTCTGTTTTACTTTTTTTCTTGTTTATGCAGGTATTTAAAAACCGGATGACTTCCTTTACAGCAGTTCTTCTATTCCTAAGCCATCCAGTCCTTTCTGAAACGGTGAATGCAGTAAGTTATCGTGAAGATCTCCTTGGAGCCACATTTTTTATAGCAGCTTTCTTGCTGTACCTTACATCATGTAAGGATGAACGACGGTTTAGCCCCCTTTCTTTTGCCTCTCTGGCATGCTATTTTTTCGGTGTATTCTCCAAGGAAATGGCGGTTACATTGCCATTCTTTATCTTTTTGTATGATATTATATTTACAAAAAAACCAAACCTCCGCTACAAATTTATCCATTATTACCCAGGCTATATTTTTGTGGCTGCTTTTTATCTCGTGATACGATTTGTAATTTTGCACAACCCGGTAGAATCACATGTCGCATATCCTGGCGATAGCATTTTTGTTAACTTTCTGACGATGTCCAAGGTACTCGCCTCTTATATTGTACTCTTCCTCTCCCCTTTTAATCTTTGCGCAGATTATGTTGTACCCAGTTCTAGCTCTCTCTTGGATATATCCTTCATTCTGTCGTTCTTGCTCCTTTTTACCACTGCTGTTATTGCCTATAGAATGTTTTTTTACTCAAAAATAGCGTTCTTTGCTATTCTGTGGTTTTTTATCAGTTTGTTACCGGTATTAAACATAGTACCTATTGAGAACATTATGGCTGAGAGATATCTCTATCTGCCTATCCTGGGTTTTTGTATGCTGGGTGGAAACCTCTTCATGCTTCATGATAACAAATTTGGATCTTTCGATAAACCCCGCAGGGTACACGATGGTTGCAACCAGGCACAAAATAAGGATCAGGTGTCTGGAGTCAGAAATCCGGCTCCTTACGTATACCCGCCGTACTTTGCAAAAAACCTTGTTCAAAAAAAGGGACTTTTAGCGTGGAATGCTATAGCTTTCTCGGTGTTGATTTTTGTATTGATATCTTTTTCAATTACGACAATACGAAGAAACAATATCTGGATAAATCAAATGGTCTTGTGGACGGATACAGCGAAAAGATCCCCCAATAGTTTCAAGACTCACAATAATTTGGGGAACATGTATCGGGATACCGGCAGATTAGATGAGGCAGTAGCAGAGTTTAAACATGCGCTAACATTGTATGATGGCTCTATGGATGCACATAATAACCTCGGAGTTACTTACCGGAAAAAAGGTATGCTTGATGAGGCCATGCTTGAATATCAAAAGGTGTTGAGGTTAAATCCACGGTATCCCTATGCCCACAATAATCTTGGAGTCCTGTATGCCAAATCCAATCTTCTCGATTTAGCCATCGATGAATTTCATAATGCTATTGCAAGTAAGCCTGATTACTCTGATGCTCATAACAATCTTGGAGCCACTTATATAAGAAAAGGGCTTCATGAAAAGGCTATACAAGCATGTTTAGAGGCCATCAAATATAATGATCGTTATAAAGACGCATATTACAACTTAAGCGCGGCCTACTTTAACACGAAACAACTCGATAAAGCACTCGAAGCATCCAGAATGGCTTTATCAATAGACCCAAACCATTGGAATGCACAAGAAATATTTCATTTAATTTGTGAACAAAAAGGTTTGGCAGAGAAAAAATGA
- a CDS encoding YajQ family cyclic di-GMP-binding protein, giving the protein MHSFDIVCKVEMHEVNNAVDQARKQIAVRYDFKGSKSSITFNSDNSITLIADDDYKMGCLTDILKEKFEKRGIPLKALNFGKAEKALGGTVRQVLTFQSGIPMEKARELVKFIKGLKLKVQAQIQEDKVRVSGQKIDDLQTIIKTIKDQNYDFAVQFINFK; this is encoded by the coding sequence ATGCATTCATTTGACATCGTATGTAAGGTAGAAATGCACGAGGTTAATAATGCAGTTGATCAGGCCAGAAAACAGATAGCAGTACGATATGACTTTAAGGGAAGCAAATCGTCCATTACGTTTAACAGTGATAACTCGATAACATTAATTGCTGATGATGATTATAAAATGGGATGCCTGACAGATATTTTAAAAGAGAAGTTCGAAAAAAGAGGAATCCCCCTGAAAGCACTTAATTTTGGCAAGGCAGAGAAGGCATTAGGGGGTACTGTCCGGCAGGTTCTTACCTTTCAATCTGGCATCCCTATGGAAAAGGCCAGAGAACTCGTCAAATTTATAAAAGGTCTAAAACTCAAAGTACAGGCACAGATTCAGGAAGATAAGGTTCGGGTATCGGGACAAAAGATAGATGATTTACAAACAATAATAAAGACGATTAAAGATCAGAATTATGATTTTGCCGTGCAATTTATAAATTTTAAATAA
- a CDS encoding metallopeptidase family protein, which produces MEKNPELLKCFHCGKVFHPDEYSQNRSMKCFGCGMELVPLIAGKIIFRNTKGFYVLLGFFTIIALLGAIGGVMLVHGWNFWVTFAMVGGIIFFISKIFMSKYKISEIGEYLSSETVPKDHGIQHGAVFDQFVIDAINDLPQKLKDRLSNVSVVVEDKPNRYVLEKLRLMSNTTLLGLFQGVPLSKKSVWQSGTMPERITLFQKNIEKICCSDEEIKQRIKEVIRHEVAHFVGFTEEEIRKLGY; this is translated from the coding sequence ATGGAGAAAAACCCGGAGTTATTAAAATGCTTTCATTGTGGTAAAGTGTTTCATCCCGATGAATACAGTCAGAACAGGAGTATGAAATGTTTTGGCTGCGGTATGGAGTTGGTTCCTCTTATTGCCGGTAAAATAATCTTCAGGAATACAAAAGGGTTTTATGTGCTATTAGGATTTTTCACGATTATTGCCCTTTTGGGAGCAATAGGGGGTGTTATGCTGGTGCATGGCTGGAACTTCTGGGTCACGTTTGCCATGGTAGGCGGAATAATCTTTTTCATAAGTAAAATATTTATGAGTAAATATAAGATTAGTGAAATTGGTGAGTACTTATCTAGTGAAACAGTTCCGAAAGATCATGGCATACAGCATGGGGCAGTTTTCGACCAATTTGTGATTGATGCTATTAATGATTTGCCGCAAAAATTGAAGGATCGACTATCAAATGTATCTGTTGTTGTAGAGGACAAACCAAACAGGTATGTGTTGGAAAAATTGAGGTTGATGTCAAATACAACATTACTTGGTTTATTTCAGGGTGTGCCGCTCAGCAAGAAAAGTGTTTGGCAATCCGGTACCATGCCGGAAAGGATTACCCTGTTTCAAAAAAATATTGAAAAAATCTGCTGTTCTGATGAGGAGATTAAGCAAAGAATAAAAGAAGTAATACGCCACGAAGTGGCACATTTTGTTGGTTTTACTGAGGAAGAAATAAGAAAATTGGGCTATTAA
- a CDS encoding DUF481 domain-containing protein, with the protein MRKLGFLFFLFVYLCLMDRVFPDEIKTIDGDIIEGEVVDVDKDYLSIRHSGDSISFLQWRIISLISRDKEIIIVHHGETQKKFSILKTENSLSVKGINLTTTDKISDIYPEEKITRRPLFEQGLKQLAQTDAVSPTVSDIKKVGKSEPQGTSPGTFETKVMPGQSPSTPPKTWKGNVGAGINIKDGNTESTSTNVKGSFTNERKRDNMFFDALALYEVVTNKDTDEDVETVNEQRATAKYEYKHTLRLYSFFNQYFEHDEIENLNYRLISSPGMGYRFILKNDVLKYKAEGGPAYTRERFQEGGVEETLGIRVGQYFDWKILPTTAFYAKAEYVQSAEDLNDWRLDSGVGIKQNLTKSLLVNLELLDQYDNTPGEGKEKEDRVFIGSAGYNF; encoded by the coding sequence ATGCGTAAGTTAGGATTTTTATTTTTTTTATTTGTATATTTATGTCTTATGGATAGGGTATTTCCTGATGAGATCAAAACAATCGACGGCGATATTATAGAAGGAGAAGTGGTGGACGTCGATAAGGACTATCTTTCTATCAGACACAGTGGTGACAGCATTAGCTTTCTTCAATGGCGCATTATCAGTCTTATTTCAAGAGACAAGGAGATCATTATAGTACATCATGGTGAAACACAGAAAAAATTTTCTATTCTTAAAACTGAGAATAGTTTATCTGTTAAAGGCATAAATCTTACGACAACGGATAAGATATCGGATATTTATCCCGAAGAGAAGATAACACGTCGTCCTTTATTTGAGCAAGGACTGAAACAATTGGCACAAACAGACGCTGTTAGTCCCACTGTTTCTGACATAAAAAAAGTAGGGAAATCAGAACCGCAAGGTACTTCTCCCGGTACTTTCGAAACAAAAGTTATGCCTGGACAGAGTCCTTCTACCCCGCCTAAGACGTGGAAAGGAAATGTTGGTGCCGGTATTAATATTAAAGATGGAAATACAGAGTCAACATCAACGAATGTAAAGGGAAGTTTCACTAATGAAAGAAAACGAGATAATATGTTTTTTGATGCGCTCGCCCTTTATGAAGTAGTAACTAACAAAGATACAGATGAAGATGTAGAAACTGTTAATGAACAACGTGCTACTGCGAAATACGAATATAAGCACACCCTCAGGTTATATTCCTTTTTCAATCAGTACTTTGAGCATGATGAGATTGAGAATTTAAATTATCGCCTTATTTCATCGCCTGGTATGGGTTATCGTTTTATTCTTAAGAATGATGTCCTAAAATATAAAGCTGAAGGAGGACCAGCTTATACCCGCGAAAGGTTTCAGGAGGGGGGTGTAGAGGAAACATTGGGTATAAGGGTAGGACAATATTTCGATTGGAAAATCCTTCCTACTACTGCATTTTATGCAAAAGCTGAATATGTACAGAGTGCTGAAGATCTTAATGACTGGCGATTGGATTCAGGTGTGGGAATAAAGCAAAACCTTACAAAGTCTTTATTAGTAAATCTGGAATTACTCGATCAGTACGACAATACACCAGGTGAGGGTAAGGAAAAAGAGGACAGGGTGTTCATTGGCAGCGCTGGGTATAATTTCTAA